One Kribbella sp. NBC_00662 genomic region harbors:
- a CDS encoding DegT/DnrJ/EryC1/StrS family aminotransferase, producing MMVQPIPAAKPIIGKEEREAVDRVMQSGMLAQGPEVAAFEQEFGAALVSGRACVATNSGTSGLHLGLLAAGVGPGDEVIVPSFTFAATANSVALTGATPVFVDIEPTYFCLDPKAVEAAITEKTKAVMPVHLFGHPANMTALQEIADKHGIQIYEDAAQAHGATWNGAPVGTFGEFAMFSLYPTKNMTSGEGGMNSVANADIERRMRLYRNQGMLKQYENEVVGLNNRMTDLHAAIGRVQLTKVGGWTKQRQENAAFLDANLAGVGVPAVAAEASHVYHQYTIRVTEDRDGFANALRTEYGVGCGVYYPIPNHRLPSFQRELDLPETEKAAAEVLSLPVHPSLSEDDLNRIVAAVNTVAKAGA from the coding sequence CTGATGGTGCAGCCGATTCCGGCCGCGAAGCCGATCATCGGGAAGGAGGAGCGCGAGGCAGTCGACCGTGTCATGCAGTCCGGCATGCTGGCCCAGGGCCCCGAGGTAGCGGCGTTCGAGCAGGAGTTCGGCGCAGCGCTGGTCTCCGGCCGTGCGTGCGTCGCGACGAACTCGGGCACGTCGGGTCTCCACCTCGGCCTGCTGGCCGCGGGCGTCGGACCGGGTGACGAGGTCATCGTCCCGTCGTTCACCTTCGCCGCGACCGCGAACAGCGTCGCGCTGACCGGCGCCACCCCGGTGTTCGTCGACATCGAGCCGACGTACTTCTGCCTGGACCCGAAGGCGGTCGAGGCAGCGATCACCGAGAAGACCAAGGCCGTCATGCCGGTGCACCTGTTCGGTCACCCGGCCAACATGACCGCCCTGCAGGAGATCGCGGACAAGCACGGCATCCAGATCTACGAGGACGCCGCGCAGGCCCACGGCGCCACCTGGAACGGCGCGCCGGTCGGCACCTTCGGCGAGTTCGCGATGTTCAGCCTGTACCCGACCAAGAACATGACGTCCGGTGAGGGCGGTATGAACTCGGTCGCGAACGCCGACATCGAGCGCCGGATGCGGCTGTACCGCAACCAGGGCATGCTCAAGCAGTACGAGAACGAGGTCGTCGGCCTGAACAACCGGATGACCGACCTGCACGCCGCCATCGGCCGGGTGCAGCTGACCAAGGTCGGCGGCTGGACCAAGCAGCGGCAGGAGAACGCGGCCTTCCTGGACGCGAACCTCGCCGGTGTCGGCGTCCCGGCCGTGGCCGCCGAGGCCAGCCACGTGTACCACCAGTACACGATCCGGGTGACCGAGGACCGCGACGGCTTCGCGAACGCGCTGCGGACGGAGTACGGCGTCGGCTGCGGCGTCTACTACCCGATCCCGAACCACCGGCTCCCGTCGTTCCAGCGTGAGCTGGACCTGCCGGAGACCGAGAAGGCCGCGGCCGAGGTGCTCTCGCTGCCGGTCCACCCCTCGCTGTCCGAGGACGACCTGAACCGGATCGTGGCCGCGGTGAACACCGTGGCGAAGGCGGGTGCGTGA
- a CDS encoding Gfo/Idh/MocA family protein: MANLRAGLIGLGMMGRHHARVLASLEGVDLVAVADPGGDKFNVAGGRPVHENIEQLIAEKLDYCMVAVPTQYHAEIAKALAEAGVHAMIEKPLAGSSAEATEIAKAFEAAGLVGAVGHIERYNPALQALRVRLEAGELGETYQITTRRQGPFPARIADVGVVLDLATHDIDLTAWVTQSPFVTVSAQSAHKSGRQYEDLIAVTGKLADGTVTSHLVNWLSPMKERLTVVTGEKGAFIADTLTADLSFHANGTVQTAWDDVAHFRGVSEGDMIRYAISKPEPLKTEHEAFRDAVLGKEADIVTLQQGLTTVAVAEAVIQSAAEDRTIKVAGESA, from the coding sequence ATGGCGAACCTGCGTGCGGGCCTGATCGGCCTGGGCATGATGGGACGGCACCACGCTCGGGTGCTGGCCTCCCTCGAGGGCGTCGACCTGGTCGCGGTCGCCGACCCGGGCGGTGACAAGTTCAACGTGGCCGGCGGTCGTCCGGTGCACGAGAACATCGAGCAGCTGATCGCCGAGAAGCTCGACTACTGCATGGTCGCGGTGCCGACGCAGTACCACGCCGAGATCGCGAAGGCGCTGGCCGAGGCCGGCGTGCACGCGATGATCGAGAAGCCGCTGGCCGGCTCCTCGGCCGAGGCGACCGAGATCGCGAAGGCGTTCGAGGCGGCCGGGCTGGTCGGCGCGGTCGGCCACATCGAGCGGTACAACCCGGCGCTGCAGGCGCTGCGGGTGCGGCTGGAGGCCGGCGAGCTGGGTGAGACCTACCAGATCACCACGCGTCGTCAGGGCCCGTTCCCGGCCCGGATCGCCGACGTCGGCGTGGTGCTCGACCTGGCCACCCACGACATCGACCTGACCGCTTGGGTAACGCAGTCGCCGTTCGTCACGGTGTCCGCGCAGAGCGCCCACAAGTCGGGCCGGCAGTACGAGGACCTGATCGCGGTGACCGGCAAGCTGGCCGACGGCACCGTCACCAGCCACCTGGTCAACTGGCTGTCCCCGATGAAGGAGCGGCTCACCGTCGTCACCGGTGAGAAGGGCGCGTTCATCGCCGACACCCTGACGGCCGACCTGTCGTTCCACGCGAACGGCACTGTACAGACCGCGTGGGACGACGTCGCGCACTTCCGCGGTGTCAGCGAGGGCGACATGATCCGGTACGCGATCAGCAAGCCCGAGCCGCTGAAGACCGAGCACGAGGCTTTCCGCGACGCCGTCCTGGGCAAGGAAGCCGACATCGTCACGCTGCAGCAGGGTCTGACCACCGTCGCGGTGGCCGAGGCCGTGATCCAGTCCGCCGCCGAGGATCGAACCATCAAGGTCGCTGGGGAGTCTGCCTAG
- a CDS encoding acyltransferase family protein — translation MTKAAEENQTPSTQELPGSTDVGTPPPGAPVSAFPGESGTPPASRSGRLPRVESLTGLRWWAAFFVFCHHMTNLAPLPIFDFLKYGTSGVTFFFVLSGFVLTWSAQKGTKIRTFYRRRFARIFPLYFLTLVAAFFVFYRVDPPAGMSWIKPISVTVLVLSLFLVHGWSNNPTILYGGNPAGWTLSVEAFFYAYFPFVWRATQRLKVAGGLILCVSVIVLGGAYRLALFHYKDVVPILPQPVLHSVAFLFGIGLAISLRSGWKPRIPVWFAFLVTGGGLYILWYSGAHPANFPGAVTMGLCQKEILTFLYGFLIFAVAARDTRGGRSLLRSKPMVALGQWSYAFYLVHATILYAIKEHHGVAGPIGWSNLTWYAGVLVLSIIASWLLYKFVEHPLERKLRGPR, via the coding sequence ATGACGAAGGCCGCCGAAGAGAACCAGACGCCGTCGACCCAGGAGCTGCCTGGGTCGACAGATGTGGGGACCCCGCCGCCCGGTGCGCCAGTCAGTGCCTTCCCCGGGGAGTCCGGCACCCCGCCGGCTTCCCGCAGCGGACGGCTGCCACGAGTCGAGTCGCTCACCGGCCTTCGCTGGTGGGCGGCCTTCTTCGTGTTCTGCCACCACATGACCAACCTGGCGCCGCTGCCGATCTTCGACTTCCTGAAGTACGGCACCTCCGGCGTCACGTTCTTCTTCGTGCTGTCCGGATTCGTGCTGACCTGGTCGGCCCAGAAGGGCACGAAGATCCGGACGTTCTACCGGCGCCGGTTCGCCCGGATCTTCCCGCTGTACTTCCTCACCCTGGTCGCGGCGTTCTTCGTCTTCTACCGGGTCGACCCGCCGGCCGGGATGTCCTGGATCAAGCCGATCTCGGTCACCGTGCTGGTGCTGTCGCTGTTCCTGGTGCACGGCTGGTCCAACAACCCCACGATCCTGTACGGCGGGAACCCGGCGGGCTGGACGTTGTCGGTGGAGGCGTTCTTCTACGCGTACTTCCCGTTCGTCTGGCGGGCCACGCAGCGGCTGAAGGTGGCCGGCGGCCTGATCCTGTGCGTCAGCGTGATCGTGCTGGGCGGCGCGTATCGACTGGCGTTGTTCCACTACAAGGACGTCGTACCGATCCTGCCGCAACCGGTGCTGCACTCGGTGGCGTTCCTGTTCGGTATCGGCCTGGCGATCTCGCTGCGGTCGGGCTGGAAGCCGCGGATCCCGGTGTGGTTCGCGTTCCTGGTCACCGGCGGCGGCCTGTACATCCTCTGGTACTCCGGTGCGCACCCGGCGAACTTCCCGGGCGCGGTCACCATGGGCCTGTGCCAGAAGGAGATCCTCACCTTCCTGTACGGCTTCCTGATCTTCGCGGTCGCGGCCCGCGACACCCGCGGCGGCCGGTCGCTGCTGCGCAGCAAGCCGATGGTCGCGCTCGGCCAATGGTCCTACGCCTTCTACCTGGTGCACGCCACGATCCTGTACGCGATCAAGGAGCACCACGGTGTGGCCGGCCCGATCGGCTGGTCCAACCTGACGTGGTACGCCGGTGTCCTCGTCCTCTCGATCATTGCCTCGTGGCTGCTCTACAAGTTCGTCGAGCACCCGCTGGAACGGAAGCTCCGGGGCCCCCGATGA
- the wecB gene encoding non-hydrolyzing UDP-N-acetylglucosamine 2-epimerase: MKVLSVVGARPQFVKLAPVAEAFAATEHQHVIVHTGQHYDKNMSDVFFADLRIPDPDVHLGVGSGSHGVQTGAMLAAMDAVLDEHKPDWVLVYGDTNSTLAGALSAVKMHLPVAHLEAGLRSFNRLMPEEHNRVLTDHAADLLLAPTQVAMDHLASEGLKDKSRLVGDVMTDVCFRVRDAVQDKPLDLPFKPGEYVVSTIHRAENTDDPARLAGIVDGLAAAGSPVLLLAHPRLVAKCAEHGIKLERPDGSLHVREPLAYPEMVAAVLGSAGVVTDSGGLQKEAFLLGRVCTTLRTETEWVETLEDGWNVLTSDVSKLPELAARPAPTGERPMPYGDGHAAERVVATLAE; encoded by the coding sequence ATGAAGGTTCTGAGTGTTGTCGGGGCTCGCCCACAGTTCGTGAAGCTGGCGCCGGTTGCGGAGGCATTCGCCGCGACCGAGCACCAGCACGTGATCGTGCACACCGGGCAGCACTACGACAAGAACATGTCCGACGTGTTCTTCGCCGACCTGCGCATCCCGGACCCGGACGTCCACCTGGGCGTCGGGTCCGGCAGCCACGGCGTCCAGACCGGCGCGATGCTGGCCGCGATGGACGCCGTACTGGACGAGCACAAGCCGGACTGGGTGCTGGTGTACGGCGACACGAACTCGACGCTCGCCGGCGCCCTGTCAGCGGTGAAGATGCACCTGCCGGTCGCGCACCTCGAGGCCGGCCTGCGCTCGTTCAACCGGCTGATGCCGGAGGAGCACAACCGGGTGCTGACCGACCACGCGGCCGACCTGCTGCTCGCGCCGACCCAGGTCGCGATGGACCACCTGGCGAGCGAAGGTCTGAAGGACAAGTCCCGCCTGGTCGGCGACGTCATGACCGACGTCTGCTTCCGGGTCCGCGACGCGGTCCAGGACAAGCCGCTGGACCTGCCGTTCAAGCCGGGTGAGTACGTCGTCTCGACCATCCACCGGGCCGAGAACACCGACGACCCGGCGCGACTGGCCGGTATCGTCGACGGTCTGGCCGCGGCCGGTTCGCCGGTGCTGCTGCTGGCCCACCCGCGCCTGGTCGCCAAGTGCGCGGAGCACGGCATCAAGCTGGAGCGTCCGGACGGTTCGCTGCACGTCCGCGAGCCGCTGGCGTACCCGGAGATGGTTGCCGCCGTCCTCGGTTCGGCCGGTGTGGTGACGGACTCCGGCGGTCTCCAGAAGGAGGCCTTCCTGCTCGGCCGGGTGTGCACCACGCTGCGCACCGAGACCGAGTGGGTCGAGACGCTGGAGGACGGGTGGAACGTGTTGACATCCGACGTGAGTAAGCTGCCCGAGTTGGCCGCACGGCCGGCTCCCACGGGGGAACGCCCGATGCCCTACGGCGACGGCCACGCTGCTGAGCGTGTCGTAGCCACTCTCGCGGAGTAA